The following are encoded in a window of Megalobrama amblycephala isolate DHTTF-2021 linkage group LG19, ASM1881202v1, whole genome shotgun sequence genomic DNA:
- the rab11a gene encoding ras-related protein Rab-11A, with translation MGTRDDEYDYLFKVVLIGDSGVGKSNLLSRFTRNEFNLESKSTIGVEFATRSIQVDGKTVKAQIWDTAGQERYRAITSAYYRGAVGALLVYDIAKHLTYENVERWLKELRDHADSNIVIMLVGNKSDLRHLRAVPTDEARAFAEKNGLSFLETSALDSTNVETAFQTILTEIYRIVSQKQMSDRRDNDMSPSNNVVSIQVQPTENKPKMQCCQSI, from the exons ATGGGGACGCGAGACGACGAATATGACTACTTGTTTAAAG tggtcCTGATTGGAGACTCTGGTGTGGGGAAGAGTAACCTGCTGTCTCGTTTCACCCGTAATGAATTCAACCTTGAGAGCAAAAGCACTATCGGAGTGGAGTTCGCTACACGTAGCATTCAGGTGGATGGAAAGACGGTGAAGGCTCAGATCTGGGACACAGCTGGACAGGAACGTTACCGAGCTATCACTTCAGC GTATTACCGAGGAGCTGTGGGGGCCCTCCTAGTGTATGACATCGCCAAGCACCTGACCTATGAGAATGTGGAGCGTTGGCTTAAGGAGCTCCGAGACCATGCAGACAGCAACATCGTCATCATGCTCGTGGGCAATAAAAGCGACTTGCGTCACCTTCGGGCTGTTCCCACCGACGAAGCACGTGCATTTGCAG AGAAAAACGGTCTGTCCTTCCTAGAGACCTCAGCTTTGGATTCCACCAATGTAGAGACCGCTTTCCAGACCATCCTGACTG AAATCTATCGGATCGTATCCCAAAAGCAGATGTCTGACCGCCGAGACAATGACATGTCACCTAGCAACAATGTGGTGTCCATCCAGGTGCAACCTACTGAGAATAAACCAAAGATGCAGTGCTGCCAGAGCATCTAG